One Tunturibacter gelidoferens genomic region harbors:
- a CDS encoding 6-phosphofructokinase has protein sequence MRVGMLTGGGDCPGLNAVIRAAVRKGILHHGDEFVGFMEGWRGVLDDVTMPLTLETTSGILHRGGTILRSSRTNVKKIPGGFEKCLEVLGRHKLDALIALGGDDTQSISLALSEKGVKCVGVPKTIDNDLNGTDACFGFDTAVGIATEAVDRLHSTAEAHNRVMVCEVMGRDAGWIAITAGIAGGADVILVPEVPIDIEEVCRLVKYRREHGKKFSIVVAAEGAQFPETGQATHGTSVDSFGHARLSGIGQALAEEIEKRTGYETRSVNLGHTQRGGTPSAYDRMLATRYGVAAIDLVHAGKFGRLVVLKGTEITDIPLADAIAKTRTVGEDLLAVMKGLQPLGSS, from the coding sequence ATGCGGGTTGGGATGTTGACTGGAGGCGGAGATTGTCCTGGGCTGAACGCTGTGATCCGGGCGGCGGTACGTAAGGGGATTTTGCACCATGGGGATGAGTTTGTCGGCTTCATGGAGGGGTGGCGGGGCGTGTTAGATGACGTAACGATGCCGCTTACGCTCGAGACGACCTCTGGGATTCTGCATCGGGGTGGGACGATTCTGCGGTCTTCGAGAACGAACGTGAAGAAGATTCCTGGTGGGTTTGAGAAGTGTCTTGAGGTGCTGGGGAGACACAAGCTGGATGCTCTGATTGCGCTGGGTGGAGACGATACCCAGTCGATCAGTTTGGCGTTGAGCGAAAAGGGCGTGAAGTGCGTGGGCGTGCCGAAGACGATCGACAACGATTTGAATGGGACTGACGCCTGCTTCGGGTTTGATACGGCTGTGGGGATTGCCACCGAGGCGGTGGACCGGCTGCACTCGACCGCAGAGGCGCATAACCGCGTGATGGTGTGTGAGGTGATGGGGCGCGATGCTGGATGGATCGCGATTACGGCAGGCATCGCAGGCGGCGCGGATGTGATTCTTGTGCCGGAGGTGCCGATCGATATCGAAGAGGTGTGCCGGTTGGTGAAGTATCGGCGTGAGCATGGGAAGAAGTTTTCGATTGTGGTCGCGGCCGAGGGCGCGCAGTTTCCGGAGACAGGGCAGGCGACCCACGGGACTTCTGTCGACTCGTTTGGCCATGCGCGGCTGAGCGGGATTGGGCAGGCGCTGGCTGAGGAGATTGAGAAGCGGACCGGCTATGAGACACGTAGCGTGAACCTGGGGCATACGCAACGGGGAGGGACTCCTTCGGCCTATGACCGGATGCTGGCTACGCGGTATGGCGTGGCGGCGATTGACCTGGTGCATGCGGGTAAGTTTGGCCGTCTGGTGGTGCTGAAGGGGACCGAGATCACGGATATCCCGTTGGCGGACGCGATCGCCAAGACGAGAACGGTGGGGGAGGACTTACTGGCGGTGATGAAGGGGTTACAGCCGTTAGGTTCCAGTTAA
- a CDS encoding energy transducer TonB, whose product MTFFSDSQETISRFGEYIDELQDFFRSSGVAFGVPDNFFTFARRLQKDTQLRADLSVLAKTFMERESQVSLRTVLTILAVASGGPDVATSDREISLPVNLIIDFLISVGGCSRISAEHPDSPCSESIVDPDEHSLALDRSSPDHPPLATHPDTFISDTTPDQGPQELILQPAFASSLDAIAADSHANVNILTESLTRLELSSLEVKFYLDSIDQRISRMEPRLENIPSLVLPAAPQPHSQNVTPHVRDANDAKFSAAVPPLTRHDDSDSNQDPLQATRQNEVRKNVEANQANEPKHDPEPKKFWQTKKFPLAFAQPWTRSKHLFSSGRQYAFPILLLCGVLLLAGLVYRRLGRDTAQANAVPVSETLPPSADSLPHETQKPSAVFTTDPSNTTSRSVAKSDQSVNPRSPIATRQSSTTASSSFDPSPSSAPAYSESSAEVATDTTAGTDARSPEPAPRAATRWTPSVLSNRRVNVSSGVMAANLLSAPKPTYPKLASLTHTQGNVVMQAIISKKGTVENLRVLKGHRLLRSAATSAVRTWRFRPYLVDGVPVEVATIVSVDFARH is encoded by the coding sequence ATGACCTTCTTCTCCGACTCGCAGGAAACAATCTCCCGGTTCGGGGAGTACATCGACGAGCTGCAGGATTTTTTCCGGAGCAGTGGCGTCGCCTTCGGTGTACCGGACAACTTTTTCACCTTCGCCCGAAGGCTTCAAAAGGACACCCAGCTTCGCGCCGATCTCTCCGTTTTGGCTAAAACCTTTATGGAACGGGAGAGCCAGGTCTCCCTCCGTACCGTCCTCACGATCCTCGCCGTAGCCAGCGGCGGCCCTGACGTCGCCACCTCCGACCGCGAGATCAGCCTGCCGGTCAACCTCATCATCGACTTCCTCATCAGCGTGGGAGGCTGCAGTCGAATCAGCGCCGAACACCCCGACAGCCCCTGTTCAGAATCTATTGTCGACCCTGACGAACATTCTCTAGCGCTCGACCGCTCCTCCCCGGACCATCCGCCCCTCGCGACACACCCCGATACCTTTATCTCCGACACCACTCCGGACCAAGGACCACAAGAACTGATCCTCCAGCCCGCCTTTGCTTCCTCACTCGATGCGATAGCTGCCGACTCCCACGCCAACGTGAACATTCTCACAGAATCGCTCACCCGGCTCGAGCTCAGCAGCCTGGAGGTCAAGTTCTACCTCGACTCAATCGACCAACGGATTAGCCGAATGGAGCCGCGACTCGAAAACATCCCTTCGCTTGTGCTGCCCGCTGCGCCGCAACCCCACAGCCAGAACGTCACTCCGCACGTCAGAGACGCCAACGATGCGAAGTTCTCCGCCGCCGTTCCGCCACTCACACGGCACGACGACTCTGATTCAAATCAAGACCCCCTCCAGGCAACACGACAAAATGAAGTCAGGAAGAATGTCGAGGCGAACCAGGCAAACGAGCCGAAGCACGACCCAGAGCCAAAGAAATTTTGGCAAACCAAGAAATTCCCTCTGGCCTTCGCTCAGCCCTGGACACGGTCCAAACATCTGTTCTCTTCCGGGAGACAATATGCATTCCCAATTCTTCTTCTCTGCGGCGTGCTGCTCCTTGCGGGTCTCGTGTACCGGCGTCTCGGGCGTGACACGGCCCAGGCAAACGCCGTCCCCGTCAGCGAGACTCTTCCACCCAGCGCAGATTCTCTACCTCACGAGACCCAGAAACCCTCAGCAGTCTTCACCACCGACCCATCAAACACGACCTCGAGGTCCGTGGCCAAAAGCGATCAGTCCGTAAACCCGCGATCCCCGATCGCAACCAGACAATCCAGCACAACCGCATCGAGTTCCTTCGACCCATCGCCAAGTTCTGCCCCCGCCTACAGCGAGAGCTCTGCCGAAGTAGCCACTGACACCACCGCTGGCACAGATGCTCGTTCCCCTGAACCAGCCCCTCGCGCAGCCACTCGATGGACTCCCTCAGTGCTCTCCAATCGCCGTGTCAACGTATCGTCCGGTGTCATGGCAGCGAATCTTCTTTCCGCTCCAAAGCCTACCTACCCGAAGCTCGCTAGTCTCACCCATACGCAGGGAAATGTCGTTATGCAGGCCATCATCTCGAAAAAAGGTACCGTCGAGAACCTGCGCGTCCTCAAAGGACACCGCCTGCTACGAAGCGCCGCAACCAGCGCAGTACGCACCTGGCGCTTCCGGCCCTATCTGGTGGATGGCGTTCCAGTAGAGGTAGCAACTATCGTCAGTGTTGACTTCGCGCGGCACTAG
- a CDS encoding MBL fold metallo-hydrolase codes for MGTLVSGDRTVLRRARKAGRRFLNPVPTVIGGLSTMFKVLPHYLMNKAETVPVRALGPFHTDVSMYDAAPASGLRVTWMGHSSMLMEIDGLRVLMDPMWDERASPTRWAGPKRFFAAPMRLEELPPVDVVLVSHDHYDHLGEVTIRGLARLASMREARWVTSLGVGELLRGFGVDAARISELDWTQSVSVGGVEITAVPSRHFSGRSLFNRFETLWSAFVFKGLKHRVYFGADSGWWEGFAEIGATYGPFDLTMLEIGAFDALWNAIHLGPDGAARAFEALGDKGLMMPIHWGLFDLALHAWRQPITAMLEIADERGIRLWAPEPGRPTEVVSGVEVRSDWWL; via the coding sequence TTGGGGACTTTAGTATCCGGCGATAGGACGGTGTTGCGGCGGGCGCGTAAGGCGGGGCGGAGGTTTTTAAATCCGGTGCCTACCGTGATCGGTGGGTTGAGTACGATGTTCAAAGTGCTGCCGCATTATTTGATGAATAAAGCGGAGACGGTGCCGGTGAGGGCGCTGGGGCCGTTCCACACTGATGTTTCGATGTATGACGCGGCTCCTGCGAGTGGGCTCCGGGTGACCTGGATGGGGCACTCCTCGATGCTGATGGAGATTGATGGGCTGCGAGTGCTGATGGACCCGATGTGGGATGAGCGGGCTTCTCCGACGCGATGGGCGGGCCCGAAGAGGTTTTTTGCTGCTCCGATGCGCCTGGAGGAGTTGCCGCCTGTGGATGTGGTGTTGGTGTCGCATGACCACTACGACCACCTGGGCGAGGTTACGATTCGAGGATTGGCGCGGCTGGCGTCGATGCGTGAGGCGAGGTGGGTGACCTCGCTTGGTGTGGGAGAGCTGTTGCGGGGATTTGGAGTTGATGCTGCTCGGATCTCGGAGCTGGATTGGACGCAGAGTGTCTCCGTGGGTGGAGTGGAGATCACAGCAGTTCCGTCGCGGCATTTTTCCGGGAGAAGCCTATTCAATCGGTTTGAGACTCTTTGGTCGGCGTTTGTTTTTAAGGGTCTAAAACACAGGGTTTACTTTGGTGCGGACTCGGGATGGTGGGAGGGGTTTGCGGAGATCGGCGCGACGTATGGACCGTTCGACCTGACGATGCTGGAGATCGGAGCGTTTGATGCGCTGTGGAATGCAATTCATCTGGGGCCGGATGGTGCGGCACGTGCGTTCGAGGCGCTAGGCGACAAGGGATTGATGATGCCTATTCATTGGGGTCTGTTCGACCTGGCGCTGCATGCGTGGCGGCAGCCGATAACGGCGATGCTGGAGATTGCCGATGAACGGGGGATTCGGTTGTGGGCGCCAGAGCCGGGACGGCCAACAGAGGTAGTCAGTGGGGTGGAAGTGCGGTCGGATTGGTGGCTGTGA
- a CDS encoding HAD family acid phosphatase has translation MRRLHRRGELDGLGGGVLRVMGVMALAGGVCLAQMGPPVCAVPAGKQVASLRPQVGPRPTVEAAVATGETAAADPTMVVAAEPMENFGVARYRLEDYADCVGTGGCYWADLDAQAKRAEAGLKRLIAAEKVGEKLALVLDIDETSLTNYCEMKREDYGFISVPFNEWAVSPEADMPIAGTLRLFNEARAAGLEVFFITGRPGEQRAATAKNLEAAGYKGWKGLALREGPQKTMATVAYKSEERKKIVDAGYRIVMSVGDQWSDLNGEPRAEISVKLPNPFYYLP, from the coding sequence ATGAGGCGACTGCATCGAAGGGGTGAGTTAGATGGTTTAGGGGGCGGTGTGTTGCGCGTCATGGGTGTGATGGCGCTTGCTGGTGGAGTTTGTCTGGCGCAGATGGGACCGCCGGTTTGCGCGGTGCCGGCGGGAAAGCAGGTTGCCAGTTTGCGGCCTCAAGTAGGACCGAGGCCTACGGTGGAGGCCGCGGTGGCTACGGGGGAGACCGCGGCGGCAGATCCGACGATGGTGGTGGCGGCAGAGCCGATGGAGAACTTTGGGGTGGCGCGATATCGGCTGGAGGACTACGCCGATTGCGTGGGGACGGGTGGGTGCTACTGGGCGGATCTGGATGCTCAGGCTAAGCGGGCAGAGGCCGGGTTGAAGAGGCTGATCGCTGCGGAGAAGGTGGGCGAGAAGCTGGCGCTGGTCTTGGATATTGATGAGACGTCGCTGACGAACTACTGCGAGATGAAGCGGGAGGACTACGGATTTATCTCGGTGCCGTTCAACGAGTGGGCGGTCTCACCGGAGGCGGACATGCCGATAGCGGGGACGCTTAGGTTGTTCAATGAAGCTCGGGCAGCGGGGTTGGAAGTTTTCTTTATCACGGGGCGGCCTGGGGAGCAGAGGGCAGCTACGGCGAAGAATCTCGAGGCTGCAGGGTATAAGGGATGGAAGGGGCTCGCGCTGCGAGAGGGGCCTCAGAAGACAATGGCTACAGTCGCTTACAAGAGTGAGGAGCGAAAGAAGATTGTGGATGCGGGGTATCGGATCGTGATGAGCGTTGGGGACCAGTGGAGTGACTTGAATGGGGAACCCAGGGCGGAAATCAGCGTGAAACTGCCGAATCCCTTTTACTATTTGCCTTAG